In the genome of Phragmitibacter flavus, the window CGGGGGGGAGCATGGCGGGGTCGTGTTCCCATTGTGGCAGTGTGCTGGATGCGACGTTGCCGAAGGTGGAGTTGTTGCAGAAGGGTGGGAAGAAACGGAAGGTGAAGGCGACGTTGCCACTGGGCACGCGAGGGGTTTGGAAGGGGGTGGAATGGCAGGTGATTGGGTTCATGCAGCGCAAGGACAAGTGGGCCCCGTGGCTGGAGTATTTGTTGTTCAATCCGTTCAAGGGCTATTTGTGGCTGACGGAATACAAGGGGCATTGGGCGGTGGTGGAGCGGGTTTTGGAGGCGCCTGGAGTGGCGGTGAGCGGGGTCCGGCCTTGGATCATGCATGAGGGGCGCGAGTATAAGCAGTATGCGAAAGCGGCGTGTGAGGTGACTTATGTGGAGGGGGAGTTTTACTGGCTGGTGGAGGTGGGGGAGAAGGCGGTGGTGACGGATTTCATCGCGCCGCCGTTTGTGTTGTCGTCGGAAACTTATGTGGAGTTGAACGAGGTCACGTGGTCGGCGGGGGAGTATGCGACGTCGAGGCAGTTGAGCGAGGGGTTCAAGGTGCCGTTGAAGGATTTTCCGACGACGCAGGGGTTGGGGATGTTGCAGCCAAGCGGGTATGGGGAGAAGTGGAACACGCTGAAGTCGGTGGTGAAGTGGGTGGCGCTGATCTGGCTGGGTTTGCAGATTTTTACCGGGGGATCGTGTTCGGGCAAAAAGGAGTATGAGGGGGAGTTTGAGTATGCAACGCCAGCGGTGAAACAGGCCATGGGGATGGCGCCCGATTCGGTGGCGGTGACGCCGCCGTTTGAGGTGACGAAGCAGGGTGGGGTGGAGGTGGAGGTGCGGGCACCGGTGAACAACAACTGGCTGGGATTGGATGTGGAACTGATCAATGCCACCACGGGCGAGCGCAGGCCCGGGGAGGTGACGGTGGAGTATTACCAGGGGGTGGACAGTGATGGACGATGGGAGGAGGGGTCGAGACAGGCGACGGCGACAATTCCCGGGGTGGAGCCGGGGACTTACACGCTGGCTTTGGATGCGGCAGCGGATGCGGCGGTTGGGCAGATGACGTATGATTTGGTGGTGACGAGCGGGCACAAGTATTTTTCGAACTTTGTGCTGGGGTTGCTGGCGCTGTTGGTGTATCCGATTTTTGTTGGATGGCGTCACTGGAGTTTTGAATCACGACGCTGGAGCAATGCGGATTAATTTTTTTGAGTGTTTAGGAGATCGACGAAGAAGATGATGAGTTTTTTGAAGCATCCCATCTACACGGCACTGGCTGCGGGGCTGGGTGTCTGGCTGGTGTCATCCAACATGCGCGGGAGCAGTCTCTGGCACACGGCGGGGCCTCCGGCATGGATCTCGGCGGCGCGGTCAACTTTTAGTCACAAGTAAATAAGCAAACAATACAAACTATAACCTGGGAACTTGTTGTTATGGATATCATCAATTGGACGGATTTTGTAAACTCGCTGATTTATTCTTGCTTGGGGGTGGTGGTGTTTGCGGTGTGTTTTGCGTTGGTGGACTGGCTGACGCCGCATGATCTGGTGAAGGAGATTGTCGAACACAAAAACATGGCGCTGGCCATTGTGGTCGGGGCGGTGGCTCTGGGGATCAGCATCATTGTTGCAGCGGCGGTGCATGGGTGAGGCGAGCGTGGGTGGATTCGGGGGGACGGGTTGATTTGTGATGTCCAGAGATTCGGGTTTGTCGTCGGCTGAGGCCGCGCCGTATGAGGCGCGGACGGTTTGGATTTTGCTGGCGTCGGTGTTTCTGATTGCCACCTGCGGGCTGATTTATGAGCTGATTGCGGGGACGCTGGCGAGTTATCTGTTGGGGGATTCGGTGACGCAGTTTTCAACCGTGATCGGGGTGTATCTTTTTGCGATGGGGGTGGGTTCGTGGTTGTCGAAGTATGTGACGCAGAAGCTGGCTCTGGTGTTTGTGCAGGTGGAGATCATGATCGGCCTGGTGGGAGGGTGTTCGGCGGCGTTGTTGTTCATGATGTTTGAGAGCGTGACGACGTTCCGGGTGCTGTTGTATTCGCTGGTGATGATGACGGGGATTTTGGCGGGGTTGGAGATTCCGTTGCTGCTGCGGTTGCTGAAGGACAGGATTGAGTTCAAGGATTTGGTGGCGCGGGTTTTGTCGCTGGATTATGTGGGAGCGTTGCTGGCGTCGCTGTTGTTTCCATTGCTGCTGGTGCCGCATTTGGGATTGATGAGGTCGAGTTTTCTGTTTGGGTTTTTGAATGCGCTGGTGGGCCTGGGGGCGCTGATGTTGTTGAGGCGGGAGATTGCCTGGTGGAAGGGATTGCTGGTGGAGGCGGTGGTGGTGCTGGGCATTTTGTTGTCGGGTTTTGTGTATGCGGAGCGGTTGATGGAGTGGTCGGAGGAACGGTGGTATGCGGGCGAGAAGGTGATTTTTTCGAAGCCGAGCGCTTACCAACGGATGGTGCTGACACGGAGTCAGGATGATCTGAGATTGTATCTGAACGGGAATTTGCAGTTCAGTTCGCGGGATGAGTATCGGTATCATGAATCGCTGGTGCATCCGGCGATGGTGCGGATGCCGGAGCGGGGGTTGCATGTGCTGATTCTTGGAGGTGGGGATGGGCTGGCGTTGCGTGAGGTGCTCAAGCATGAGCGGGTGGAAAAGGTGACCCTGGTGGATCTTGATCCGGCGATGACGGAGTTGTTTTCGACGCATCCGTTGCTGACGAGTTTGAACAAGGGGGCGATGAAGTCGGGGAAGGTGACGGTGAAGAATGCGGATGCGTTTACGTGGGTGGACGAGGCGACGGAGAAGTATGATGGGGCGATCATTGATTTTCCTGATCCGAGTTCGTTTTCGTTGGGCAAGTTGTATACGGAGACGTTTTATCGGAGGTTGGCGAAGGTGCTGACACCGGATGCGGTGGTGGCGGTGCAGACGACTTCGCCGATGTTTGCACGTCGCAGTTTCTGGTGCGTGGACGGGACGATGCGGGCGTGTGGGTTTGAGACACTGCCGTATCATGCTTACGTGCCGTCGTTTGGAGAATGGGGGTTCATTCTGGCGTCGAAGGGGCAGAGACGTGAGGTCTCGCCATTGCCATTGCCGGAGGGATTGAAGTTTTTGACGGAGGAGGGCTTTGGATTGATGAAACATTTTCCGCCGGACATGGCGCGGGTGGAGACGGAGGTGAACAAACTGAACAATCAGGTGTTGGTGCGGATGTTTGAGGGGGAGTGGGGAAGGTATGCGAACTGAGTGAAAGGGGGATGACGATGATGCGGCGGCGACGATTTATCCAAGGGACGGCGGGGGCGCTTTGTCTGACGGGCTGTGAGGCGCGGAAGGGGATTCGTGGGGAGATCGTGGGTCAATCGCATGCGTTGGGGCATCGGTTGCGGGACGGTCTGGCATTGGGGTCGGCGGCGCGCAAGGTGGGGACGGAGGTGGTGGTGGTGGGAGCGGGAATTTCGGGGTTGGTGGCGGCGTTGCGATTGCAGCAGGCGGGGGTGGAGCGGATTACCTTGCTGGACATGGAGGCGGAGGTGGGTGGGAATGCGCGGAGTGGGGTGAATGGGATCAGCAAGTATCCGTGGGGCGCGCATTATGTGCCAGTGCCGGGGGCGGACGCGCATGAGGTGGGGCGTTTGTTTGAGGAGTTGGGGGTGATCACGGGAAGGGATGCGGCGGGCAGGGCGGTGTTTGATGATCGGTATGTGTGTGGTGATCCGGTGGAGAGGTTGCTGGTGAACGGGGTTTGGCAGGAGGGGTTGGTGCCGACTTTGGGAGCATCGAAGGGTGAGTTGGAGGAGATGGAGCGGTTTCTTGCGAGGATGGAGGAGTTGAAGGGGATGCGCGGTGTTGATGGGAAACGGGTTTTTGAGATTCCGGTGGATGAGAGTTCGATGGATGGGAACTGGCGGGAGTTGGATTTGATGACGATGGAGGCTTGGATGACGAGGGAGGGTTTTGTGGGGGAGCGGGTGCGATGGTTGGTGGATTATGCGTGTCGGGATGATTATGGGGCGTCGAGTGCGCAGGTTTCTGCGTGGGCGGGGCTGCATTATTTTGCGTCGCGGGAGAGCGACGAGGTGCTGACCTGGGCGGAAGGCAATGGCTGGTTGGTGGCGAGGTTGATGGAGAAGATGAAGGGGGTGACCTTTGAGCGCGCGCTGGTGCAAAGGATCTGGGAGGAGGGCGATCGGGTGATGGCGGAAGGGCTGAAGCCGGATTCGGGTGAGGTGGTGAGGTGGGAGGCGAAGGCGGCGGTGTGTGCGTTGCCGAGGTTTGTGGCGCAGCGGGTGGTGGCAGGGCTGGGGGTGGCGAAGGGCTTGGTTTATTCGCCCTGGGTGGTGGCGAATTTGAGTTGGAATGCGACGCCTCCGCCGGCTTGGGACAATGTGCTTTATCAAGGCAATTCGCTGGGGTATGTGGTGGCGACGCATCAGGCGTTGAATCAACCTTTTCCCCAGAATTCGGTGCTGACGTGGTATCAAACAAGAGATCAACTGGAGCCGGCGCTGGCGCGTCAGAAGATGCTCTCGCGATCATGGGAGAGCTGGCGCGATGAGGTGTTGGATGACTTGCGGGTGGCGCATCCAGATGTGGAGGACCGGGTGACGCGGCTGGATGTGATGTTGTGGGGGCATGGAATGATCCGGCCGGTGCCGGGGTTCATCACGGGAAGGGAGCGGTCGGAGATGGCGTTGTCGTTGGGACGGGTGGCGTTTGCGCACACGGACATGAGCGGGATCTCAATTTTTGAGGAGGCTTGTGAACGAGGAGCGCAGGCGGCGAGGCAGGTGATGGGATGGATGAAAGGATGAGGGTTTTTTTATTATGATTTTCGGGACGCATTTGTTGATGGAGCTGCATGGTTGTCCGGCGGATCGGCTGGTCGATGTGGAGTGGGTGCGGAGGTTAATGCTGGAGGCGGTGCGCGTGGCGGGGGGGACTTATGTGACGGATGTTTTTCATCACTTTGCGCCGTTGGGGGTGAGCGGGGTGATCGTGATCGCGGAGAGTCACGCGACGGTTCACACCTGGCCGGAGCATGGGTATGCGGCGGTGGATGTGTTTACCTGTGGGGCGGCATTTCAGCATGACGTTTTTGTGGAGATGATGAGGGCGGGGCTGGTTGCGGATCGGGTGCAGACGAGAGTGTTGTCGCGGGGGGATGAGGGATGAGCTGGGTGACGAGATTTGCGCCGTCGCCGACGGGTCCATTGCACTTGGGACATGCGTTTGCGGCGTTGTTTGCGCGGGAGAAGGCGGAGGGTGGGAGGTTTTTGTTAAGGCTGGAGGACATTGATTTGGGGCGGTCGAGGAAGGAGTATGAGGACGGGATTCTTGAAGATTTGAAGTGGTTGGGATTGGAGTGGGAACTGCCGGTGAGGCGGCAGAGCGAGCATTTTGAGGAGTATCGTGGAGCGCTGGGGAGGTTGGGGGAGATGGGGTTGTTGTATCCGTGCTTTTGCACGCGGAAGGAAATTCAACTGGAAGTGGCGAGGTCGGGTCAGGCACCCCATGGGCCCGAGGGACCGTTGTATCCGGGGATTTGCCGGAGGCTGCGATCGGATGAGGTGGCAGAGCGGATGGCGTTGGGTCGGGATTACGCGTTGCGTTTGGACGTGGAAAAGGTAATGAAGCAGGTGGGGGAGGATTTGGTTTGGACGGATGTGGAGAAGGGAAGTCAGCGGGCGGATGCAAGGGGATTGGGAGATGTGGTGCTGGCGCGCAAGGAGACGCCGACGAGTTATCATCTGGCGGTGGTGGTGGATGATGCGGCGCAGGGGATCACGCGGGTGACCAGAGGTGAGGATTTGTTGTTTGCGACGCCACTGCACCGGGTTTTGCAGGAATTGCTGGGGTTGCCCGTGCCGGAATGGTGGCATCATCGGCTCATTTCCGATGAAAATGGGCGACGATTAGCAAAAAGAGACAACTCAAAGACCTTGCAAGCGTTACGTGATGGGGGATGTTGTGCGTTGAAAGTGAGTGAGTTACTAGGTATTTCATAGGTAATTGAACCGCACTCGCAATTAAATTGTCGGTAGTAGCGACTTTTGAATGGCAAAAGTTCCCAAAACTGTTTCATTCAGCCGCTCGCACCACCCGGAAAATATACTAAAGCAAAATGCCGATGACCAAATCAGACAATAAAGCGCTGGCACCCTTCAAATGGGTCTGGAAACAATTAAGAACGACCGCAATTCAGCTCGTGAATTCGGATTATTATCCCCAAGGACAAAAGGCTTTGGTTGAAGCCGAGGACAAGATTGACATCAAACGTTCCCTGTCATTTGTTTTTCTTCATGTGGGCTGCATTGGCCTGATTTGGGTGGGCTGGAGCTGGACGGCGGTGATTGCTGCGGTGCTCCTTTATGTGGTGAGGATGTTTGCGATCACAGCATTTTATCATCGTTATTTTTCGCACAAGTCGTTCAAGACTTCGCGCTTCATGCAATTCATGATGGCGGTGTTGGGCAACTCCGCCATGCAGCGGGGGCCTCTTTGGTGGGCAGCGGTGCATCGTCACCATCACATCCATTCGGATCATGAGGAAGACAAACATTCACCCGTGCAGCATGGTTTTTGGTGGGCGCACATTGGCTGGCTGACGAGCGACCGCAATTTTCCGACTGACTACACCCGCGTGCGCGATTTATCGAAGTTCAAGGAGTTGATGTTCTTGAATCGTTGTGATCAGGCGGTGCCGATTTTGTATGGCATTGTCCTCTGGCTGGTGGGCTGGGGATTGCAGGTTTGGTTCCCGGGCTTGGGAGTGACGGGCGGACAGATGTTCGTGTGGGGATTCTTTGTGAGCACGGTGTTTTTGCTGCATGGCACCTTGTTCATCAACTCGCTGGCCCATGTGTTTGGCAAACGTCGCTTTCAGACCGATGACGACAGCCGCAACAGCCTTTTGCTGGCATTGATCACTCTCGGCGAAGGCTGGCACAACAACCACCACCGTTATTCTCACTCAGCGCGGCAGGGTTTTTACTGGTGGGAGATCGACATTTCCTATTACACGCTCAAGATGATGTCGTGGATGGGATTGATCTGGGATCTGAAGCGAGTCCCTTATGCAGTGTATGCGGAAGCGGCAGGTCGTGGCAAGGCGGCGGATGCGGCTGAGGACGAGGCGATCTACAC includes:
- a CDS encoding DUF4178 domain-containing protein — its product is MRQFDCPQCGAPVVFQSATAEASVCSFCQTVVVRKDVNVEAIGSMAVLPPDVSPLQVGARGRLGEWGFMLLGRVRVAWKGGSWNEWFAEFSDGGRGWVAESQGFFMVLREEKVVGGVKGGTKLKVGESVGVNDLVVKVVDSKEVECVGGEGELPVAVVTGERWVATDVEAGKGVVGTLEKTAEGWRFFKGKVATFEELGWQGLKEMPGWNGVPLVTERGLTEGFNCPNCGGVVGLRAAGGSMAGSCSHCGSVLDATLPKVELLQKGGKKRKVKATLPLGTRGVWKGVEWQVIGFMQRKDKWAPWLEYLLFNPFKGYLWLTEYKGHWAVVERVLEAPGVAVSGVRPWIMHEGREYKQYAKAACEVTYVEGEFYWLVEVGEKAVVTDFIAPPFVLSSETYVELNEVTWSAGEYATSRQLSEGFKVPLKDFPTTQGLGMLQPSGYGEKWNTLKSVVKWVALIWLGLQIFTGGSCSGKKEYEGEFEYATPAVKQAMGMAPDSVAVTPPFEVTKQGGVEVEVRAPVNNNWLGLDVELINATTGERRPGEVTVEYYQGVDSDGRWEEGSRQATATIPGVEPGTYTLALDAAADAAVGQMTYDLVVTSGHKYFSNFVLGLLALLVYPIFVGWRHWSFESRRWSNAD
- a CDS encoding DUF350 domain-containing protein, translated to MDIINWTDFVNSLIYSCLGVVVFAVCFALVDWLTPHDLVKEIVEHKNMALAIVVGAVALGISIIVAAAVHG
- a CDS encoding polyamine aminopropyltransferase; translated protein: MSRDSGLSSAEAAPYEARTVWILLASVFLIATCGLIYELIAGTLASYLLGDSVTQFSTVIGVYLFAMGVGSWLSKYVTQKLALVFVQVEIMIGLVGGCSAALLFMMFESVTTFRVLLYSLVMMTGILAGLEIPLLLRLLKDRIEFKDLVARVLSLDYVGALLASLLFPLLLVPHLGLMRSSFLFGFLNALVGLGALMLLRREIAWWKGLLVEAVVVLGILLSGFVYAERLMEWSEERWYAGEKVIFSKPSAYQRMVLTRSQDDLRLYLNGNLQFSSRDEYRYHESLVHPAMVRMPERGLHVLILGGGDGLALREVLKHERVEKVTLVDLDPAMTELFSTHPLLTSLNKGAMKSGKVTVKNADAFTWVDEATEKYDGAIIDFPDPSSFSLGKLYTETFYRRLAKVLTPDAVVAVQTTSPMFARRSFWCVDGTMRACGFETLPYHAYVPSFGEWGFILASKGQRREVSPLPLPEGLKFLTEEGFGLMKHFPPDMARVETEVNKLNNQVLVRMFEGEWGRYAN
- a CDS encoding NAD(P)-binding protein — its product is MTMMRRRRFIQGTAGALCLTGCEARKGIRGEIVGQSHALGHRLRDGLALGSAARKVGTEVVVVGAGISGLVAALRLQQAGVERITLLDMEAEVGGNARSGVNGISKYPWGAHYVPVPGADAHEVGRLFEELGVITGRDAAGRAVFDDRYVCGDPVERLLVNGVWQEGLVPTLGASKGELEEMERFLARMEELKGMRGVDGKRVFEIPVDESSMDGNWRELDLMTMEAWMTREGFVGERVRWLVDYACRDDYGASSAQVSAWAGLHYFASRESDEVLTWAEGNGWLVARLMEKMKGVTFERALVQRIWEEGDRVMAEGLKPDSGEVVRWEAKAAVCALPRFVAQRVVAGLGVAKGLVYSPWVVANLSWNATPPPAWDNVLYQGNSLGYVVATHQALNQPFPQNSVLTWYQTRDQLEPALARQKMLSRSWESWRDEVLDDLRVAHPDVEDRVTRLDVMLWGHGMIRPVPGFITGRERSEMALSLGRVAFAHTDMSGISIFEEACERGAQAARQVMGWMKG
- the speD gene encoding adenosylmethionine decarboxylase, producing the protein MIFGTHLLMELHGCPADRLVDVEWVRRLMLEAVRVAGGTYVTDVFHHFAPLGVSGVIVIAESHATVHTWPEHGYAAVDVFTCGAAFQHDVFVEMMRAGLVADRVQTRVLSRGDEG
- the gluQRS gene encoding tRNA glutamyl-Q(34) synthetase GluQRS, with protein sequence MSWVTRFAPSPTGPLHLGHAFAALFAREKAEGGRFLLRLEDIDLGRSRKEYEDGILEDLKWLGLEWELPVRRQSEHFEEYRGALGRLGEMGLLYPCFCTRKEIQLEVARSGQAPHGPEGPLYPGICRRLRSDEVAERMALGRDYALRLDVEKVMKQVGEDLVWTDVEKGSQRADARGLGDVVLARKETPTSYHLAVVVDDAAQGITRVTRGEDLLFATPLHRVLQELLGLPVPEWWHHRLISDENGRRLAKRDNSKTLQALRDGGCCALKVSELLGIS
- a CDS encoding acyl-CoA desaturase, whose product is MPMTKSDNKALAPFKWVWKQLRTTAIQLVNSDYYPQGQKALVEAEDKIDIKRSLSFVFLHVGCIGLIWVGWSWTAVIAAVLLYVVRMFAITAFYHRYFSHKSFKTSRFMQFMMAVLGNSAMQRGPLWWAAVHRHHHIHSDHEEDKHSPVQHGFWWAHIGWLTSDRNFPTDYTRVRDLSKFKELMFLNRCDQAVPILYGIVLWLVGWGLQVWFPGLGVTGGQMFVWGFFVSTVFLLHGTLFINSLAHVFGKRRFQTDDDSRNSLLLALITLGEGWHNNHHRYSHSARQGFYWWEIDISYYTLKMMSWMGLIWDLKRVPYAVYAEAAGRGKAADAAEDEAIYTAGMRESA